Proteins from a single region of Ailuropoda melanoleuca isolate Jingjing chromosome 15, ASM200744v2, whole genome shotgun sequence:
- the DNAL4 gene encoding dynein light chain 4, axonemal, with protein sequence MGETEGKKEEADYKRLQTFPLVRHSDMPEEMRVETMELCVTACEKFSNNNESAAKMIKETMDKKFGSSWHVVIGEGFGFEITHEVKSLLYLYFGGTLAVCVWKCS encoded by the exons AtgggagaaacagaagggaagaaagaggaggctgATTATAAGCGACTGCAGACCTTCCCTCTGGTCAGG CACTCGGACATGCCAGAGGAGATGCGAGTGGAGACCATGGAGCTGTGTGTCACGGCCTGTGAGAAATTCTCCAACAACAACGAG AGCGCTGCCAAGATGATCAAGGAGACGATGGACAAGAAGTTCGGCTCATCCTGGCACGTGGTCATCGGCGAGGGCTTTGGGTTTGAGATCACACACGAGGTGAAGAGTCTCCTTTACCTGTACTTCGGGGGGACCCTGGCCGTGTGCGTCTGGAAGTGCTCCTGA